In the Solibacillus sp. FSL K6-1523 genome, one interval contains:
- a CDS encoding DUF418 domain-containing protein, translating to MSSFVTRKERIVSLDIIRGLALFGILFINVAGFKVLVAGELPENSGIDGIIEMFIDIFIEKKFFSIFSFLFGVGFYIFTSRAEARGDKPRWRFARRLLALLLIGIAHMFVFWGSILFIYAVIGFLLIPFYSAKVSTIRKWLIAIITAHILCILGQLFMPDQGALSTVFEIVGNDAVTIFIMFLSGFLVAKADWISHISEYTKQLKWIQFVTFPIFVGISLWIGFTTKGDYQSLQLILGLGVIPTTYLYLTCLFVILENKSITKFLKPIGRVGQMAFTNYLAQSFIGLAIISLMGLEVVTPSYVVIIAILIFAIQIIFSVIWFKFFKMGPFEKLWRFMTYGRKAVSNK from the coding sequence ATGAGTTCGTTTGTTACTAGGAAAGAAAGAATCGTTTCCTTAGATATTATTCGTGGGCTAGCGTTATTTGGTATTTTGTTTATAAATGTAGCAGGATTCAAGGTATTAGTGGCGGGTGAACTACCTGAGAATAGCGGAATTGATGGTATTATTGAAATGTTCATTGATATATTTATTGAGAAGAAATTCTTTTCGATTTTTTCATTCCTCTTTGGTGTAGGTTTTTATATTTTTACTTCGCGTGCAGAAGCGCGTGGTGATAAGCCAAGATGGCGTTTTGCAAGACGTTTACTAGCTTTATTATTAATTGGAATCGCCCATATGTTTGTTTTTTGGGGCTCCATTCTTTTTATCTATGCAGTTATCGGTTTTTTACTTATTCCATTCTATAGTGCAAAGGTTTCAACAATTCGTAAATGGCTAATTGCTATCATTACTGCTCACATCCTTTGCATTCTTGGACAATTATTTATGCCAGATCAAGGGGCTCTTTCTACGGTCTTTGAAATAGTAGGAAATGATGCAGTTACTATATTTATCATGTTTTTATCTGGTTTTTTAGTAGCAAAAGCAGATTGGATTAGTCATATTAGTGAATATACAAAACAACTAAAGTGGATTCAATTTGTGACATTCCCCATTTTTGTAGGAATCTCACTTTGGATTGGGTTTACCACAAAAGGAGATTATCAAAGTCTACAATTAATTTTGGGGCTAGGTGTAATTCCGACAACATATTTATATTTAACTTGTCTATTTGTCATATTAGAGAATAAAAGTATCACGAAGTTCCTTAAGCCAATAGGACGAGTTGGTCAAATGGCATTCACAAATTATTTGGCGCAAAGCTTTATTGGACTAGCGATTATTTCTTTAATGGGGCTTGAAGTTGTTACACCTTCTTATGTGGTAATTATCGCAATCTTAATTTTCGCCATTCAAATTATTTTTAGTGTTATCTGGTTCAAGTTTTTTAAAATGGGACCATTTGAAAAACTATGGCGCTTTATGACCTATGGAAGAAAAGCAGTGTCAAATAAATAA
- a CDS encoding sigma-70 family RNA polymerase sigma factor, whose amino-acid sequence MDREEKDFMLEKIMIEYGNELVRLAFSYVKDAEAAKDIVQNTFIKCYKKLDSFRFDAQIKTWLYRITINECKDYLKSWHYKMVQVKSFINETAKSILPSTEKAVIDKFNNGEIKDTIFSLPKVYREIIYLYYYDSLTTGEIAEVLDIPVNTVKTRLRRAKQRLEPLIREAELNGR is encoded by the coding sequence TTGGACAGAGAAGAGAAAGATTTTATGTTAGAAAAAATAATGATTGAATATGGGAACGAGCTTGTGCGGTTAGCATTTTCTTATGTGAAAGACGCAGAAGCAGCGAAGGATATCGTTCAAAATACGTTTATCAAATGCTACAAAAAACTGGATTCGTTTCGATTTGATGCACAAATAAAAACATGGCTGTACCGGATAACCATTAATGAATGTAAAGATTATTTGAAAAGCTGGCATTATAAAATGGTACAAGTAAAAAGTTTTATAAACGAAACAGCGAAGTCCATATTACCATCAACAGAAAAAGCAGTCATCGATAAATTCAATAATGGAGAAATAAAAGATACAATTTTTTCTCTGCCAAAAGTATATCGGGAAATCATTTATTTATACTATTATGATTCATTAACGACAGGGGAAATTGCCGAAGTGTTAGATATTCCGGTGAATACGGTGAAAACGAGATTAAGAAGAGCAAAACAAAGGTTAGAGCCGTTAATAAGGGAGGCAGAACTTAATGGAAGATAA
- a CDS encoding GNAT family N-acetyltransferase: MITLQPMNKEEFKQYISYAIEDYAKDKIASGNWSKDEAIDLSRESFERLLPKDEKTENNHLLSIFHNDILIGMIWISQKAPTNPSEGFIYDFVISEQYQGQGYGKKAMKEAEIIAKELGMNKIGLNVFGHNKIARSLYEKMGYEITNITMAKTI; the protein is encoded by the coding sequence TTGATTACATTACAACCTATGAATAAAGAGGAGTTCAAACAATATATCAGTTATGCAATTGAAGACTATGCAAAAGACAAGATTGCTTCCGGAAATTGGAGTAAAGATGAAGCGATTGACTTGTCGAGGGAATCATTTGAACGACTACTACCAAAAGATGAGAAGACAGAGAATAATCATTTATTGTCTATCTTTCACAACGATATCTTAATTGGAATGATTTGGATTTCACAAAAAGCGCCTACAAATCCTAGTGAAGGTTTTATATATGATTTTGTAATTTCTGAACAATATCAAGGGCAAGGGTATGGTAAGAAAGCAATGAAAGAAGCTGAAATTATTGCTAAAGAGTTAGGTATGAATAAAATTGGTCTAAACGTTTTTGGCCATAACAAAATTGCACGTAGCTTATATGAAAAAATGGGTTATGAAATTACGAATATAACAATGGCTAAAACAATTTGA
- a CDS encoding GNAT family N-acetyltransferase: MNLKSERIYLRLLTETDAPLFLANTQDEEIRYMTGTKAIFTLEQIEQYIKNVAKDPTRHDFAICLNENDEMIGELSITDIEQDNQKAGFRISMCSIELTGKGYGTEAIKLTLKFVFEELKLNRLQLEVFSHNKRGIKAYEKTGFIQEGILRESLNYNGIYSDEIIMSILKTDYEK, encoded by the coding sequence ATGAATTTAAAAAGTGAAAGAATATACCTTCGCCTATTAACAGAAACAGATGCCCCTCTTTTCTTAGCAAATACACAAGACGAAGAAATCAGATATATGACAGGCACAAAAGCTATATTTACTTTAGAACAAATTGAGCAATATATTAAAAACGTAGCGAAAGATCCGACACGCCATGATTTTGCGATTTGTTTAAATGAAAACGATGAAATGATTGGAGAATTATCTATTACGGATATTGAACAGGATAATCAGAAAGCTGGATTTCGAATTTCAATGTGTTCGATTGAATTGACAGGTAAAGGTTATGGTACTGAAGCGATCAAACTTACCTTGAAATTTGTCTTTGAAGAATTGAAATTAAATCGACTACAGTTAGAAGTATTCAGTCATAATAAACGTGGAATTAAAGCATATGAAAAGACAGGATTTATACAAGAAGGCATCTTGCGTGAATCGTTAAATTATAATGGAATTTATTCGGATGAAATTATCATGTCCATTCTTAAAACGGATTATGAGAAGTGA